The Vulpes vulpes isolate BD-2025 chromosome 1, VulVul3, whole genome shotgun sequence genome contains the following window.
GGGATAGGGGGTGGGGTCCCACTCTGCCCTGTGTTCATCTGTCTAGTTCAGGAAATACATGGCCAGCAAGCTCCATGGACAAATGGGACCAACCACCCAAGTGCCGCCTCAGCGTCGGACACcgcacagacacactcacacagccTGCTCTCTTCCTGAAATTTGCAGAGCCCAGCACTCAGGTCAGGCTGGGGCAGTCCAGGGGCCACATGAGCCCTGTAGGGCAGTATATTCAGCatgaaagttataaaaatattcatgtatttttcattttagaaagctTCATGGCTTTCCAAAGTTTCAAGTTTTTAACCACACTGCAAATTATCTGATGGAGAAAACAACACGATCCATGGAACAGTCAGTCTGTCCTCCTGTGGGAGGGGCTTctccagggccccaggcccccgACACATGGCCAGCACTGCCCGGCCTTCCATGCAATGGGCACTGGGCTGCGCAGAGCAGCAGCACACACAGGTCTCTGTTCCCAAGGCAACCTCTGTCTGGCATGAGAAAGGCCAGCAGCTGAGCACAGCCCATCATGGTGCCTTcaccctgagccacacaggggcgATCCTGCTCCCACACCGACCAGCATGTGTCTCAGTTGCCCCAGAGGCTCCAAGCCCAGAGCCAAGGATGATGGTAGACACACAATAGGAAGACCCCCCCCGAGATGTACCCAACACACAGGGGATGAAGCTGATGGGGACCCCAAGGGGCAGCTGAGGCCCCTCCTGCCTGTCCCTGGACCCCACCCCTTGGCTATCCCCTGCCCGCCCTCCAGTGGTCCCTCTACTTTCCCTCAAGGCATTACCAACTCCTCAAAACTTTCCTCAAAGTCACCCCTTCTACTCCAACTACACTTCCTCCAGGGACCTTACAGAGGATGGGCTCCCTCCCAGACCACCGCCTGGCCAACCTCGCTCCCACCCCGACCCAAGCTCCCCTCCAGCTTTGCTGCCATAAACTTGCTCATCAATTTGCAAAATGgtagaaaactcttttttttttttttttctgactacaaAAAGAACAGATGCCTGTGGTGGAAAACTTGGTAACTAAAGAAGAAAGCTGATGACTGCAACACCAAGTTAAATTGCTATTGCTCAGCAAAGCAGCTGTAGAAGTCACCGAAAGCTCAAGTTCTcctgtcagcccagggcctggtggagggctgggggctgctcTGGCATCAAGGGGTCATCCCACCAGCTACACACGCAGCTGACTCCCcaaggaggggacagaggagccCCCAGCTGGCCGCTCCCCATGCTGAGCCCAAGTGCCAGGACTGGTGGGACCAAAGAGGATGCAGGAAGCCTGGCAGAAAGTGCCACAGGGCCAGCGAGTACTCGTGCTCCCACCTGCTGTGTTCTCACCCCTGCTCGCCTACAGAAGAGCACACTCACTTCACGCTTTCTTCCTGCTCCCCAAACTCCTCATCATTGAAGCCAAAGTGGTCGATGAAGGCTGAGGTCATGCGCTGCATCTGGAAGTCCATGAAGGCCTGTGGAGGAGCAGTGGTCAGGGATGGGTGGGGCCAGGCAGAAAGGGACaggcccctggcccccagcccaccTGCTGCAGTACTGCCTCCTCGGGGAAGTTGAACTCCTTGAGCCGGTCGTCCTCATCATCACTGGAGGAGTGCAGGTGGTGCGTGCTCACCTGGGGCATGGGGGCAGGCAAGGGGTGAGAGCCAGGATGGCAGGGTGCAGCCTCAGGGAGGTGCAGGTGGAGAACAGAACCACGGTAGAGAGCTGCGGCGCCTTACCAGGTCCACCATGTTCTTCTTGTTCGTCTCGGCCAGGGGTCCGGCCACAAAGGCCTCCCACCGCTCCTGCTGCTCACCCGGCAGTTCTGTTTAGCGCAGAGGAGACAGGACGTgagggccccccccccgccctacagccagcagccctgcccccagccctggggcgACACCCTCCCGGACCCTCACCCTTCAGCAGCTGCCCCAGCTGCTCAGCATTGGGCCCCTTCTCCGTGTTCTGCACCAGGGCGTTGGCCAGTCTCGTCAGGTGGCCCATGTAGCCTTTGCGGGGGCCCCCGGTAGACCTGGGCAAGATCGGAGGCCGCAGCTGGACATGGGCCCatgcgcccccgccccgccctccccaaGGGCAAGAAGTCCAGGGGCCGCTCACTGCACAAGGTCGTTCTCTTCCCAGGATGTCAGGATGCGCTCCACCAGGCGGCACTGCTGCAGGAGCTGTGAGGGCAGTGGAGACAGTGGGGGCACGGGGGAcatgggggcagggccaggacgTGCCCCTCCCAGCACCAAGGGGGATTTGCGGGAGaatgggagggggggtgggggccgtGTCCAAGGCCCGAAGCTATAACCCGGGAAGTACCTCCCCTAGAGTAGCATCTGTCACCCCAGAGGACACTGCTGCCCCCTGAGGGCTCCCGTCTGCACCCGCCTGCACATCATCCTCCATTTCTCCCAGACAGACCTAAGGACAAGGCTGAGCCCCTGGCCCCCAGCATGTGAGGCCACCTAGAGAAGGCAGAGGAATACAGTGGGTGACCCACAGGAACAGAGTGGGGTACCCGGGAACCCCAGCTTACATGTTTCACAACGGGATTTGGGACAGGCATCTCAAGGCTGCTGTCGGAAGGAGGCCCAGCACTGAGCATGGCACTCACACAGAACTCGACTTGGGCATGCAGGAAGTTGTTGAACATGTAGTGGAAGAAGAGGTCCTGGGGGGCGGGCAGTGGAGGCTGGCATGGAAAGGCCCCTCATCcacccctgcccagggccccctccaccccctcatcCCCATCCCGCActtccccaccctgcccaggccctccaccccacccccttctccgCACCAGCATGGTGTTGGGCACATCCAGTGCCAGGAGCTCCTGCGTCAGGGCTGGGTCATTGGCGCTCAGAGCACTGGCCAGCAGCTTGACCACATGCAGCCGAGTATTGCCCAGAGGCGGGGCCAGGTTGCCCCAGGTAGTACGCAATGGTTCCAGCTACAGGCACATGGAAGGCTCAGTGCCACCTAGAACCGtggggctgccctccctgccaCCCTACATCCTTGGACTCCCAGCCTACCTCAGGGGGCTCAAGCAGAAGCTGGTGGAAACGACTGAGCCGTGGGCGCAGGGCGTGCAGGGCGCCCACACTGGACATGCTGCTATCCAGGGTCGCTTGGGCCAGAAGCTCCAGCTGCCCATCCACACTGCTAAAGAAGTTGTTCACGGTCACAGACTCGGACCTGCAGGGGGGACAGGATGCAGGGCCTGTGTGCACGCATATGCATGTGTATGGCACATGTGGAAGGGAGAGACAAGCTGCTTCCTGTGGAAGTATAGCgtgcatggggcgggggggggcggggaggggggcagggatcATGGGCCTATAGGGCCCTGGACTCGGCCAGTCAGCTCAAAGCTACAGGTGGTTTACATGGCCTCAGACAGGAACTGAGAACTCCTCTCCCAAGACCCTAAGTggtgggatgcccgggtggcccagcagttgagcgtctgcccgacttggggtgtgatcccagagtccaggattgagtcccacattggacatcgggctcctgcggacagcctgcttctccctctacttgtgtctctgcctctctctctctctctctgtctcatgaataaataaaatatttttaaaaatacaaataaaaaattaaaaaaaaaaaaaacagattctttaaaaaaagaccctaaaggggatccctgggtggcgcagcggtttggcgcctgcctttggcccagggcgcgatcctggagacccgggatcgagtcccacgtcgggctcccagtgcatggagcctgcttctccctctgcctgtgtctctgcctctctctctctctctctctctctctctctgtgtgtgtgactatcataaataaataaaagaaaaaaaattacagacttctttaaaaaaaaaaaaaaaaaaaaaaagaccctaaaaaaaaataaaataaaataaaataaaaaataaataaataaataaaaataaataaataaataaaaagaccctAAGTGGCCACCAAGAAGGGGATGCTGCTTGTAGATGACAAGTCCCCACAACCTTCACCCCTAAAAAGAAGGAGAGGGTCTCGGGGGGATGGCAATAGCtgcctggggaggcagggccccCTCACCTTGGCCTTCGGGGTTCCAGCAGGGTCAGGAGCACCTGGATCCCGCTCACAATGACAGACTGGCTCTGCTCTCCCTCCAGCATGTTGCTCAGGAGCTGTTCAATCGTCTCCTGCCTGGAGCAGGGTCGGGacaggggatgagggtggggtcagggtgggggtcATGGTGAAGGGCCCCGGACATCTTCCCGCCCTAGGCCTTGGAACCACAAACCCACTTCTCCAGGGTGGTCAACAGCTGGTCGGGCTCTAGGCTGTCTTGGACCTGGATCATCTGCTCCCGGCTCAGGCGGATGATGTCGCACAGGGACTGGGATGCATTGGAATGTTGCTGGGGAGGCAAAGAGAGAGCTGGGGATGCCAGCCCAGCACCTGTGCCCTTCATGTCCTGGAGCTGACCACCCCACCCTTAGGAAGAGGAGTGGAGGATCCCACAGACAGGGAGACACAAGTGCCAAGGCAAGGAACACAAGGCATCAAATATCAGGAGAGAAGACAGTGAGAACCTGGGAAACCAGGAAAGTTTCCACACCATTTGCCGTAGCCAAAGGAGGGAACAACCACGAGGTCTACCAACTGGTGAGCAGACAAGCTACTGTGACTCGTCCATGCACCAGCACTCCACTGCATGGATATACCCGGTGCTGACGCAGGGGCCACACAGCAAGACCAGGCACCATGTGATTGCATTCACATAACAAGTCCAGCAGAGGCAAACCCCAAGGCAAAATGCAGCCTGGGAGTGGCGGGCCCATGAGGGGAAGGGGCAGCTAAGGAGCAGAGGCTTTCCTTCCTGGAGTAAGGAAAAATTATTCCCAGATCCACAAGGTGATAACCAGACAATTTTGTGAACACATTAAATGCTGCTCTACgttctttattttaaacatgtgACCCATATGGTACATAACCCTCTACCTGGGTGAAGATGTTACGGGaaaaaaccagaaaagaaccATGAGCAGAACTCCCAAGTCTAACCCTATACACAGCTACCAGGGCCCACCTGCACAGACCCCAGAACCCTCCAGGCCATGGGCCACACTTCAgagcccctcccagggcccctgaTCCCTCTGCCCCTGGGGGCCTGCCTGGGACAGGCAATGGGTCTGCCTGGGACCCACACCTGTGGACCTCTGTTCTGTAAGCCAGCAGCACGGGAAGATAAGGCGAGGGCCCCTGCACTGCAGTGAGGATGTGGGGCCTCTGAATGGATTCTCTGAAGGACTAGCAAGATGTACCAAGGCAGAAGAGACACGAAAATCTGCCAGATCACAGTcagcaggggagtggggaagggTCCCCTAGGAAAGCTGGCATTAAGGGGGTGGAGCCTGAAGCTGCTGGCCAAACCTCTGACCTGTCAAGAGACGCTGGGCCAAGCTCCCGTCTCAAGAGACACGTTCCCTGCGGGCAGCGCCCCTTTGCTACTCACAGCAGGTGCCCTGTCAGTGAGCGGCTGCAAGGGCCAGCACCCACACAGCATCTCCTCAGTTCACCTTTTAGGAAGGGAGGACGGGGCGAGGCTGGCGTGAGGAGCAGATGTGAGGGGAAGAGACGGGGCCACAGGTGTGACAGCAGGCGAGGAGAGGACACTCACATTGTCATCCTTTGACGGGTGGATCTGTTCTATGAGCCGCTGCACAATCTTCTCCTCGTTGAGCCACTGGGGGTGAGAAGGTGGGCCTCTGctcactgccccctccctcccccagtccccacccccctccccaagcccCCACACTCACGTTGACCACATCCTGCCTCAGCTGTGGCCGCTCCACGCAGGTGAGGAGACGCAGCAGGAGGTCCATGATGGCTGAGGTGCCAATGTGCTGTAGCAGCAGGTCAACGAAGTCATCCTTCTTCCGCAGGAAGGACACAagctggggacaggagggacagcACATGTCACATGGCAGGACCAGGGCCTGTGCCCACCAGCGCGCCCACCCGCCTCCCCGCCCTGACCCCAGGTTGGCAACGGTACCTGGTCTGTCTTGCGGTTAATGAGGATGCCCATGACCTTGCTGAAGAAGCTGGCCAACAGTGGGTTGAGGCTGCCGCTGCTCTGTAGGAAGCCATAGAGCCGGTTCAGGAGGGACTCGTCAGCACCCAGCGCATCATTGATCTGGGGCACATCTGAGGTCAGGATCTCACAGGCCACACTGGGGTAcctggggagaggggggaaaatgCCAGGGAAGCTGGCTGGGTCCTCCTCGCTACCACCCTCCATGCCCTCCTTATAGAACCCACTCGTGGCTCCCACTGCCCCTGAGGCTCCAGCCCACCTCCTGAGCTTgggccccaccctcacctcctcccagaCTCCAATCCCTTCTAGTCTGGCCAGGCCCATCAGACTGGCCAGGTGACCTTCTCTAAAATCCAACTTCAACCCTCACCTCCGTGTCCCCCACCTGCACGGGGCCCAACACCCACATCAGAGGTGGCAGTACCAATAAGTCGGGGCAGCGGTGGGGGGACAGAGCGGGTAAGGGCTCACTTGTAGCGCAGTCGCTCCTCGCCACTGGCTGGCGGCTCCTGGGTGACCCAGGCCACCATGGCCTGCAAGTGCGGTGGCTGCAACAAGAAGTCTAGTAACTTGCGGTTGACGACCTTGCACTCCTGTAGCACGTCCTCCTCGTCCAGTAGCTCAAGCAGGCTCAGGTCCTCCCGCTCCAGCAGCGTGTCAAGGTGTGAGCTCGTGTGTAAGTCAAACTTCCAAAACATGGCGCCCTGAGGGCAGGGGTCTGTCACACGGCAGGCTGTGCTGGGACTGCCCTACTCTCTCCTCCACCTTGGCCACCCATCACCCAGATGACCGTGAAAGCCTGCGAGGAGGTCACTTCACACCAGAGGCCAATCACCCTGACCACCTCTTGGCCCCCAGGTCCCGGTTAAGCCTTGGGTGGGGGGCGAGAGGCAGGGCACACACCAGGCCCACAAGGAGACCCCTAAGGCTGCACACGGAGCCATGGGGATCCTGTCCCCTCCAGGGCCTGCGTCTTCCGTCCCACATCTGGGCAGGGACCCCCAGGGGTGGAACTGTGCTCATACTGAAACCTCTGGCACTGGACTCACTTCACTCTATTTACTGAACAAATTCAAATAGCCAGTACGCAGCTGCCAGCCAGCCCAGCAAATCACCATGCCACGTGCAGGGTgtggggcagtggcagagggaagtCTGAGATGTCCCCAGGCTGTGGCTGTTGCCTGGATGctacgtacacacacacaaacacacccaacccctccaccaccacccagcGCCCagacaaggaagaggaaaagtgggggagggggagtcttTCAGAAGAGCCACTGATTGGGGCCCAAAGGAACAGGATAGTCACTGACTCAGTGGGGAGGAGGACAAGGCTGTCTCCCACCACCTGAAGGATGGCGCCCTTCATCCCCACCAGCACCGAGACCCTGTGTGCCCGGCTGTAGTGCCACCCTGACCCACCCCAGCACAGGTAGCTAGCTGCCATCAGGAGCACCATGCCAGGAGCACTCACTAGGCGCCAAGTGGGTCTGAGCCCCCGATGCGCACACACTCAGCTGCTCCTCTGAAGACACCTACAGGCTCCCAGTCTGATCACCTGGTAGGCCTGCCCTGTACTTGCCGTCAGGCTCCCAGGCCCTGTATTCCCCACTCTGTCCACTGCATAGAGCACCCACATCCCCCTCCGAGGGGCTGTCGCCACCCCTCTGCAAGGGAAGGTGGGGGCTCCCCGGCAACCACACAGGCGCCAACCACAGCTCCATGCTTTGTGAAGACCACTTAAGGCAGATGCCCCTCTCAGACCCACAGAGGCTGGTCCCCCTCCTATGTGCTCACCCTCACCTTCTCTGCCCCATTACCACCTTGACCACGGAAAACCTATCAGCCACAGATGGAGCACCAGCCCAAAGCAGAAAGCAGCTCTGACTCAACTCTCGAAGCAGCCAGGGCTTCAAGccagggcagagcagaggcaCATGTGGCCTCAAGCAGGACTGGCCTTCTGAACCTGGGTGCTGGGGGCCGTATCCCCTCAAGACAtggcccccagcacccagccctcCTTTCCGGCCTCCACAGGAGACCACTCACCCCCCAGCATCCTCCCCACCCTCCGTGACCAGAATAAGTGGCTTTAAATCTGCAATAACTGGGATTTTGTCCCAAGATGACTACAGGTGGAGTGGAAGACAGACGATCATGGAAGACAGCAGCGGACGCCAGGCCCCAGCTGGGGCGGCAAGGGCATCCTTACCGGCCTCCAGGCCCTGTCCTACAGCACACACCGACTCGCCCCTTAGCCCTACATCCTTCACCCCACGTTGGCCACTTTTCTGAAACACAAACTTGAGTGCCTGATGTTCACTCCTGGCCAGAAGCCCAAAAGGGATTCTTGGGCCTCCACATTCGAGACCCCACAGGCCCCACCAGCCTTCCAGCACTGCTCTGGCCAAGCCCAGCTTCTACCTGGGACCTCTAGCTCCGGTCATATGCTTGCCTGCTGCCCAGTCTGCACACCTGGCTCTCTCACacctgccccacacctgcccaACCACTCAgaaccccacccccccccccaagcaagCTACAGCCAGGCTCCTCATAAGTTGACCTGTGACTGCCACTGTGGGGCATGCCTCCCTCAGCCTTTGGCTCTCCTGAGGAGCTCCCTGCATGACATTACCACCCCACCACCAGGCCGGACATCTAGGCCTCCTGGCACCATGCTGGTGACATCAACAAACCACGCTGGCTGTGGTGCCGACAGTGCTCTCAGGATTGTCTTATCTCAACCTACTCTCACAGCCACCCCCAAGGAAGGCGCTAGGGCTCTATTTTAtgggtgaggaagctgaggcacaccACAGCAACTGCCCACCCAGGCCCCTGGAAAGTAAAGTGTCAGGGCGTCAGGTCCCACCATAAACACAGAATGGACAGGCACAGGACCCAGTTTGTGCAGGGCTCCGGCCATCCTCCCCCAGGCTCTGACCTGCCAACACCTCAGGTAGCTGAAGGCCAGGTCCTTCCTGGTCCTCTTCAGTGAGCAGACACCTCTGAATTCAGAGAGGAAGGCTAGACCTGGGCTCCTCACAGCCCTGCTGCACCAGCACACCTGCCCATCACTCAGCCACTGGAGGGGGGAGCTGAACCAGAAATCTAGGGGATTCTCTCAATTTGCATGACCCTTTCTCCGACCAGGCCATCACCTCTCCAGACCTGCCCTGTGTCTCTCCGCGTAACACTCCATAGGCACCCAGACAGAGCTGGCGGAAATGGAACCTGACCACGTATGGTCTGTGCTCAGGCACCCAGGGCTTCCTCCACTCTCAAATACCTCTAAATCCTGACCTGGCTGTTCCTCATCTACACTGGACACACTGGCCTTTCTGTTTGCAGAACACACCAAACCTGGGCTCTTCTTAGCCAACTTTGCTCTTGCTGCCTTGCCTGCCTGGGATGTCCCAGGAACTGGCTCCTCCTTATCCTTGGGGTCTCCTACCAAGCACCTACCCCCAGAGGGGCTGAAGCAGTCCTCTGGCCCCACCTCTATCCACCAGCCCAGGACAGGCACCCTGACCTGCAAGATGAGTACTCCATCACACAGTACACATGCCCGGACCAGATGATGGTCCACACAGCAGAACCCTCCTTActgggcagccaggagtgcccgGGACAGCACGTAGCACAGACCCTGGTATGCAGTTCTTGCCCAGCAACCTTCCTGGGCACACTGGCAATTCCTTCCCCTTGCCCAGATCCTGATCTTCCAAAGGAACTTTTCCATACCTGATGGATGTCCTCCCTCATTTGATGACAAGGCCACGATGGGGCAGCATCACaagtgaggaaactaaggccAGCAAGGGGCCTCCCCAGCCCCAAGGCACTGGTGGGCAGCGTGGGCATGCTTCCTGAGCTGGCAAAGCCAGGACCAGAACCACCTCGAGCAGCAAACAGCTCCATGGGGTGAGCACACAATCTCTTCCCACACCAGACACTCTCATGCCTGATGAGGAGACCAGAGAGTTCAAATGCTACATACAGAGTGAATGAAGCCAGTCACCAAGGACCACGTGTTGTGGgctccatttatgtgaaatgtctgGAAGAGGTGGACAAAAGCAGCTGGGAGAGactggggatgggggcagggagtaCCTGCTAACAAGTATGGGACTTTCTTCTGGaaaaagtatgtttaaaaaaaaaaaaaaacaccagtcCTGAAAGTTCTGAAATTGTAcgcaattttgtcaattatacctcagtgacAAAACCCCACTACAATGATGGCTGCACGGTTCTGAATACACCAGAAACCACTGACTTGTGCACCTTAAATAGATGAATCACACAACGTATGAATTACATCTCAACAAAAAccattagcaaaaacaaaaccagagttGCCCAAGGCTGCGGTGACAGAGCCGGCTCAGACCCTGCTCCAAGTCCAAGTCACCCGGAGCTGACAAGATAGCAGCTGCCAGAAGAGCTGAGGCACAGAAAGCCTGCCCAGGTTCCCCTTCCCAACTGTCAATGTCCCCAAAGGGGCAGGGTAGGGATAGGGCCTAGCCCCCATCTTCTGAAAACCTGTGCAGCCGCATGGGCACCCCGTCTCAGCACCAAGACAAGGAGGTGAAGCTTGGCCATGGTTCCCATTTGACAAGACGGGACACTGTGGCCGAGACGAAGAACCAGAACTCTGCCTGCCCTGCTCTCCTCACTACAGTTGGAAATTCTCAAAGTGGAGACGTGCCCACTTCTGAAGCACCTACTTAAGAGGGCACGGGCTATGGGAACCACCCCAACCGCCCCTCAGATGGTCCACTTGGGCTGGCAGACAGGGCTTCCTTCCCCACGCAGCCTTTCCAGAGAACTGTTATGGGGTGGGAATGGGTGAGGCCACCCATGATAAGACAAGAGGGTGCTGGGTGGTGCAGGCACAGGCCCCAGGGGCCTAAGACCCAGGTGGCCCCTCACACTCTCCCTCAGGTCGCTCCTCCAAAAATCAGAGGAAGTTGCAAGGATCAGATGCAAGCAAGTGGTGCTGGGTACCGTACAAACAACCCTTCACAAGCCATACACAAAACAGAGCTGCAGATACGGCAGCTAAGAGTTCATGGCCAACCCCATCTTCCCAGGTATAACTTGCTGGAAGCCCCAGGAGTCTGACGGACAAGAGAGGGAGGCTCCATTCACACTCTCTAATGGGGTGAACCTGGGCCAGGCACTTGGCATcctcgtctgtgaaatggggccaCGCTATTGGGACAGCTAgctaaggcaggtgctccacaGGTGCAGGGCCCTTCCTGCGTGCCCCTGGCCACATGGAAGCCCTGACACCCCTAGCAGAAGGGAAGGAGCTGGCCACTCACCCAGGAGTGACAACTCTAAACACAGAACCCAAAGAAAGACTGCTGGGCAACCCAGGTCATTCAAACACTCTGGCAGgcaccacacacacccccacccccacctcatgcAACTTTTAGCAACCTTCAAGAAAGCGGAAGTGACTAGCAGTGGCTCTCAGTGTCAGTTTGAAAACCATGACTCTGGTTGCAAACGGAAGAAGGGGAAACCATAAGCAAGAAAGGAAGCCATTAAACACGAGAACCACCTTTCCCTCTGCCAGCCTGGCACCATCACCTCGGGTTTCTTGCTCTACTGGATCGCTCTTAGGCTCTGACACCAGCTGCCCTCTCAAGAGTATGCCAGCCCTTGCCCGGGCTCCGAAAGGGCCTGGCTACAGCTCCCACAGTGCCGCTGCTGCCTCATCATCTAGGTCTATCCAGACACCGCTCTGCCTGCCTGGGAGCCTTTAGGCAGAGCCTTCATCTTCCACCCCTTCCTCGCCTGCTCTGGCCCCAAAGCACCCAGAAGTGGAGGTCAAGGGTGCAGAGGCCTCTGGGAGGGCCTCCAGGGTGGCCACCTGAGCTGCCACCTCAGCTATCACAGGCCCACAGGCTGCTGTAAGAGACCCAGGCTAGGTGAACCTACAAGGGGACAGAACCCACtaccaagggcacctgggtggttcagtgattgagcgtctgcctttagctcaggtcatgatcccggagtcctgggactgagtcccccactgggctccccacagggagcctgcttctccctctgcttatgtctctgcctctttctgtgtgtttctcatgaataaaatacataaagtgttaaaaaaaaaaaaaaaaaaaaactaccaaaacgcCAGCCCCAGTCCCTTGCAGGGCTCAGCAGGCCCAAGGATGGGGAGACCACCTCCCTCAattcatcccaggtctccaaatCCGGAAAAAGGTAGAGGACTGCCATTCTAAGGACGGGGTAACAGTAATGGCAACCCCATGGCCTCTGGGGACCCAACGTGTGTGCTGGCTGCAGAACCCAGCACACACCTAGCCAAGGAGGCAGCAAGATATCCGTTAAGGACAAAGGACCACTGAGGCCAGACCCACAGTGGATGATGAGCTGGGACTTTCCCATGGCTTGGAAAAGCCTGGGAAGGGTCCCCAGTTAGAGGAGATCCCAAAGCACACTCTCCTAGGGGAGGTGGCTGTTCTGGTCCACCCTTGGGGAGGGACTAATTAGGAAACACAGACACTACAGACCCCAGGCCCAGGACCGAGGGGCCAGAAAGCTCACACTCAGGACCGTCTCCTGGATCAGTTATGGGTtccaaggaggaaaggaaggcacTAACAGACTCTGGAACATAGAGGAGCAGACTTGCTGTTCCAGGCTAATCCAAAATCAGAAGAGCCTGGGTTCCAATCCTGCCTCTCCAAATTTAATCCCTGTGGCCTTGGATCAGTTTGGGGTCCCACCAGCactgagcctcagtcttctcactTGGGAGACACCTCATGGTGACTGTAGGACCACACCTCCCTCAGGAAGACCTATAAAACagtgttcagggatccctgggtggcgcagcggtttggcgcttgcctttggcccagggcgcgatcctggagacccgggatcgaatcccacatcaggctcccggtgcatggagcctgcttctccctccgcctgtgtctctgcctctctctctctttctgtgactatcataaataaataaaaaattaaaaaaaaaaaaaaaaaaaaaaaaaacagtgttcaaAGAGAAAACCGTGCTTTGGCCTGGAAAGGAGGGcgtgtccccaccccccatgtgCTGAGCCTGCCCCAGAGCGCTGGTGAGCCAGGGATGCCAGGAAGGCCTCTCTCACCAGAACTCCCAGGTCTCTCACCTCATCTCTTGCTGCAACCCGCATGGCGCTCAACACTCCCTCCACACCTGACTGCTCATAGgcaccctcccctctgccctggctGGCTGCTCCCTTTGCCTCCCCTCCAGCTCTTTGAGCCTGACTAGCTCCTCCTGGGTCCTTCAGGCTTCAGCATAGAcaccacttcctccaggaagcctcccctgACTGTGTTAGGGGCCTGCTCCACGCTTCCACAGCTTCCGTGGTCACCCTGTGACAGCATCTGAGC
Protein-coding sequences here:
- the PPP6R1 gene encoding serine/threonine-protein phosphatase 6 regulatory subunit 1 isoform X7, which codes for MFWKFDLHTSSHLDTLLEREDLSLLELLDEEDVLQECKVVNRKLLDFLLQPPHLQAMVAWVTQEPPASGEERLRYKYPSVACEILTSDVPQINDALGADESLLNRLYGFLQSSGSLNPLLASFFSKVMGILINRKTDQLVSFLRKKDDFVDLLLQHIGTSAIMDLLLRLLTCVERPQLRQDVVNWLNEEKIVQRLIEQIHPSKDDNQHSNASQSLCDIIRLSREQMIQVQDSLEPDQLLTTLEKQETIEQLLSNMLEGEQSQSVIVSGIQVLLTLLEPRRPSVDGQLELLAQATLDSSMSSVGALHALRPRLSRFHQLLLEPPELEPLRTTWGNLAPPLGNTRLHVVKLLASALSANDPALTQELLALDVPNTMLDLFFHYMFNNFLHAQVEFCVSAMLSAGPPSDSSLEMPVPNPVVKHLLQQCRLVERILTSWEENDLVQSTGGPRKGYMGHLTRLANALVQNTEKGPNAEQLGQLLKELPGEQQERWEAFVAGPLAETNKKNMVDLVSTHHLHSSSDDEDDRLKEFNFPEEAVLQQAFMDFQMQRMTSAFIDHFGFNDEEFGEQEESVNAPFDKTANITFSLNADDENPNANLLEICYKDRIQQFDDEDEDEEEGQGSGESDEEDGAWQGSQLARGARRGQPPGVRSGGSTDSEEEEDDDEEDEDDGDGRVAGGGAGPPSYPSPGPQPPGPSWTATFDSVPTDALTGPRDSGEKEPSSGLFAPQGSHSIPRDLPALSLAGPVACTTLQLRSQDPMSPSAPQEATDGSKVAEPSAPCQSLVSIGDLQATLRGTCSTPSSLDSATRDPATSVPASGACQHPQTTEGEKSPEPSGLPHSQSAQALEPPPMPNGSAPGGPASLGSQ
- the PPP6R1 gene encoding serine/threonine-protein phosphatase 6 regulatory subunit 1 isoform X5 yields the protein MFWKFDLHTSSHLDTLLEREDLSLLELLDEEDVLQECKVVNRKLLDFLLQPPHLQAMVAWVTQEPPASGEERLRYKYPSVACEILTSDVPQINDALGADESLLNRLYGFLQSSGSLNPLLASFFSKVMGILINRKTDQLVSFLRKKDDFVDLLLQHIGTSAIMDLLLRLLTCVERPQLRQDVVNWLNEEKIVQRLIEQIHPSKDDNQHSNASQSLCDIIRLSREQMIQVQDSLEPDQLLTTLEKQETIEQLLSNMLEGEQSQSVIVSGIQVLLTLLEPRRPSVDGQLELLAQATLDSSMSSVGALHALRPRLSRFHQLLLEPPELEPLRTTWGNLAPPLGNTRLHVVKLLASALSANDPALTQELLALDVPNTMLDLFFHYMFNNFLHAQVEFCVSAMLSAGPPSDSSLEMPVPNPVVKHLLQQCRLVERILTSWEENDLVQSTGGPRKGYMGHLTRLANALVQNTEKGPNAEQLGQLLKELPGEQQERWEAFVAGPLAETNKKNMVDLVSTHHLHSSSDDEDDRLKEFNFPEEAVLQQAFMDFQMQRMTSAFIDHFGFNDEEFGEQEESVNAPFDKTANITFSLNADDENPNANLLEICYKDRIQQFDDEDEDEEEGQGSGESDEEDGAWQGSQLARGARRGQPPGVRTAADRWFLGRSGGSTDSEEEEDDDEEDEDDGDGRVAGGGAGPPSYPSPGPQPPGPSWTATFDSVPTDALTGPRDSGEKEPSSGLFAPQGSHSIPRDLPALSLAGPVACTTLQLRSQDPMSPSAPQEATDGSKVAEPSAPCQSLVSIGDLQATLRGTCSTPSSLDSATRDPATSVPASGACQHPQTTEGEKSPEPSGLPHSQSAQALEPPPMPNGSAPGGPASLGSQ